The proteins below come from a single Cannabis sativa cultivar Pink pepper isolate KNU-18-1 chromosome 3, ASM2916894v1, whole genome shotgun sequence genomic window:
- the LOC115709295 gene encoding ABC transporter G family member 15: protein MIGKIQVKGNKENNRNCGGISYLTQEDVFLGTLTVRETITYSAHLRVSNKMSKEEIENLVQKTIEEMGLEHCADNKIGNWYFRGISGGEKKRLRIGLEILTQPQIMLLDEPTTGLDSASAFFVVCTLKNIAHNGRIVVCSIHQPSGYLFDLFDDLYLLSGGEAVYFGDAKSAVKFFADAGFPCPTKTNPTDHFLRCVNSDFDNVSTSSFLRSNKTSISTEESGSTSLTNMTTQDMKEILIHQYNNSEYATLTRHNIQQINSKEVIVLSNKSKSSWWKQLYTLTDRSFVNMRRDVGYYWLRMVFYLGVAVCTGTIYYNIKTSYLDIIARAKCQAFVYGFMICLSNGGLPSFIEEIKVYNSERIKNHYGAAVVMISNFISSFPFLLVTAISTGTIIYEMVKLHPGFSHYFYFVLNLFCCLSVIETLMMLVASLVPNVLMGIGIGTGLIVFMMMASEIFRPMSDIPKFFWRYPMSYISFASWALQGVYKNDMIGIEFDPLVAGNPKLKGEIILQTMFGMPLDHSKWWDLAALVCLLISHRLIFFLILKYKDTISLHCKLYFDTVVHQIGNLSRTSSSSLSQSFNVVSKKKISTSKTLHSLSSQMDLSSPMRPS from the exons ATGATTGGCAAAATTCAAGTCAAAGGAAACAAAGAGAATAATCGAAATTGTGGAGGAATT TCATATCTCACTCAAGAGGATGTGTTTTTGGGAACTCTGACAGTGAGAGAAACCATTACATACTCAGCTCATTTGAGGGTTTCAAATAAAATGAGCAAAGAAGAGATAGAGAATCTAGTTCAGAAAACAATAGAAGAAATGGGATTAGAACATTGTGCTGATAACAAGATtggaaattggtattttagAGGGATAAGTGGTGGTGAGAAGAAGAGATTAAGGATAGGTTTAGAGATTTTAACACAACCCCAAATCATGCTTCTTGATGAGCCAACCACAGGACTTGACAGTGCTTCTGCCTTCTTTGTGGTCTGTACTCTTAAAAACATTGCTCATAATGGTAGGATTGTTGTTTGTTCCATTCACCAACCAAGTGGCTATCTCTTTGATCTTTTTGATGATTTGTATCTCCTCTCTGGTGGAGAAGCTGTTTATTTTGGAGATGCAAAATCAGCTGTCAAG TTCTTTGCAGATGCTGGGTTTCCATGTCCTACAAAAACAAACCCAACAGATCACTTCCTTCGATGTGTTAATTCAGACTTTGACAATGTGTCAACTTCATCATTTCTGCGTTCTAATAAAACTTCTATTTCTACAGAGGAAtca GGATCTACTTCACTGACCAATATGACCACACAAGATATGAAAGAAATTCTCATCCATCAGTACAACAATTCAGAATATGCAACACTTACAAGACATAATATACAACAAATTAACTCT AAAGAAGTGATTGTGTTATCAAACAAAAGCAAATCAAGTTGGTGGAAGCAATTGTACACATTGACAGATCGTTCATTTGTAAACATGAGAAGAGATGTTGGATACTATTGGTTGAGGATGGTATTCTACTTGGGTGTAGCTGTATGTACTGGAACTATCTACTACAACATCAAAACTTCATATTTGGATATCATTGCAAGAGCCAAGTGTCAAGCTTTTGTTTATGGCTTCATGATTTGTTTATCCAATGGAGGCTTACCTTCTTTCATAGAAGAAATCAAG GTTTACAACAGTGAAAGGATAAAAAATCACTATGGAGCGGCAGTAGTAatgatatcaaattttatttcatcatttccaTTCTTGTTGGTGACTGCCATATCAACAGGGACAATTATATATGAAATGGTGAAATTACATCCTGGATTTTCTCACTATTTCTATTTTGTTCTTAACCTATTTTGCTGCCTTTCTGTCATAGAAACTCTCATGATGCTCGTCGCATCTTTGGTTCCCAATGTCCTCATGGGAATAGGGATTGGAACTGGTCTAATT GTGTTTATGATGATGGCATCTGAAATCTTCAGACCTATGTCTGATATTCCCAAGTTCTTCTGGCGCTATCCGATGTCTTATATCAGTTTTGCATCTTGGGCATTACAG GGTGTATATAAGAATGACATGATTGGTATAGAATTCGATCCATTAGTAGCTGGAAATCCAAAGCTGAAAGGTGAAATAATTCTCCAAACAATGTTTGGAATGCCTTTGGATCATTCCAAATGGTGGGATTTAGCAGCTCTTGTGTGTTTGTTAATTTCACACAGattaatatttttcttgatcCTCAAATATAAAGACACCATTTCACTACACTGTAAGCTATATTTTGACACAGTGGTCCACCAAATTGGCAATTTGAGCAGAACATCTTCTTCATCACTAAGTCAAAGTTTCAATGTTGTATCCAAGAAGAAAATAAGTACTAGTAAAACTCTCCATTCCTTATCTTCCCAAATGGATCTTTCTTCTCCTATGAGACCTAGTTAG
- the LOC115709294 gene encoding glucose-6-phosphate isomerase 1, chloroplastic codes for MASISGICFSSQSLKPRKNPFLRPTSSAFSLPTHSSSLSIPIRNSPRIATPHSLPRHISPDHSDGSAFPTKNNHGLEKDPGELWRRYVDWLYQHKDLGLFLDVSRVGFTEEFVTQMEPRLQAAFKAMEDLEKGAIANPDEGRMVGHYWLRSPELAPKPILKSQIEKTLDAVCDFAEDIISGKITPPSGGRFTQILSVGIGGSALGPQFVSEALAPDNPPLKIRFIDNTDPAGIDHQIAQLGPELSSTLVLVISKSGGTPETRNGLLEVQKAFREANLDFSKQGVAITQEGSLLDNTARIEGWLARFPMFDWVGGRTSEMSAVGLLPAALQGINIREMLKGAALMDSANRTTVVKDNPAALLAMSWYWACDGVGSKDMVVLPYKDSLLLFSRYLQQLVMESLGKEFDLDGNRVNQGLTVYGNKGSTDQHAYIQQLRDGVHNFFVTFIEVLRDRPPGHDWELEPGVTCGDYLFGMLQGTRSALYSNDRESITVTVQEVTPRSVGALVALYERAVGIYASVVNINAYHQPGVEAGKKAAGEVLALQKRVLAVLNEASCKDPAEPLSLDQVAERCHAPEDIEMIYKIIAHMAANDRAVITEGTCGSPRGFKVFLGECNMDDQSFA; via the exons ATGGCTTCCATTTCAGGAATTTGCTTCTCTTCCCAATCtctcaaacccagaaaaaacccTTTCCTCAGACCCACTTCTTCCGCATTCTCACTCCCAACACACTCCTCCTCCCTCTCCATCCCCATTCGCAATTCTCCTCGAATCGCTACTCCCCACTCCCTACCTCGTCACATTTCTCCCGACCACTCAGATGGGTCTGCTTTTCCGACGAAGAACAATCATGGGTTGGAGAAAGACCCCGGCGAGCTTTGGCGTAGGTACGTTGATTGGCTTTACCAACATAAAGACCTCGGCTTGTTCCTCGACGTGAGTCGTGTTGGGTTCACTGAAGAGTTCGTTACCCAGATGGAGCCTCGATTGCAAGCCGCTTTTAAGGCTATGGAGGATCTTGAAAAAGGTGCGATTGCTAATCCTGATGAAGGTCGGATGGTTGGGCATTATTGGCTTAGAAGCCCTGAGCTTGCTCCTAAACCGATTTTGAAATCACAGATTGAGAAAACCCTTGATGCTGTGTGCGATTTCGCCGAAGATATAATCAGTGGTAAGATTACGCCACCTTCAGGTGGGAGATTTACTCAGATTCTTTCAGTGGGTATTGGTGGCTCTGCTCTTGGACCACAATTCGTTTCAGAGGCATTGGCTCCTGATAATCCTCCTCTCAAGATTAGATTCATTGATAATACAGACCCAGCTGGAATTGATCATCAAATTGCTCAGCTTGGTCCGGAGTTATCATCAACACTTGTGTTAGTGATTTCAAAGAGTGGAGGAACACCAGAAACTAGAAATGGATTATTGGAAGTACAAAAGGCCTTTCGTGAAGCCAATTTGGATTTTTCTAAACAGGGTGTTGCTATAACACAAGAAGGTTCTTTACTTGACAACACTGCAAGAATTGAAGGGTGGTTAGCTAGATTTCCCATGTTTGATTGGGTAGGTGGTAGGACATCGGAGATGTCTGCCGTCGGTCTTCTTCCGGCGGCATTACAGGGAATTAACATCAGAGAAATGCTTAAAGGTGCTGCATTGATGGATAGCGCGAATAGAACTACTGTGGTGAAAGATAACCCTGCAGCATTGCTTGCTATGAGCTGGTATTGGGCTTGTGATGGAGTTGGATCTAAGGACATGGTTGTGCTTCCTTACAAGGATAGCTTGTTGTTGTTTAGTAGGTATTTGCAGCAGTTAGTTATGGAATCTCTTGGGAAAGAGTTTGATCTTGATGGTAATAGAGTAAATCAAGGATTGACTGTGTATGGAAACAAAGGGAGTACAGATCAACATGCCTATATACAGCAACTTAGGGATGGTGTCCATAATTTCTTTGTGACTTTCATTGAGGTACTAAGAGATAGGCCCCCAGGTCATGATTGGGAGCTCGAACCAGGTGTTACATGTGGTGACTACCTTTTTGGAATGCTACAG GGCACAAGATCAGCTCTATATTCAAATGATAGGGAATCAATTACTGTTACTGTACAAGAAGTGACACCAAGATCTGTAGGTGCTCTAGTAGCTCTCTATGAAAGAGCAGTAGGTATATATGCCTCAGTTGTCAACATTAATGCTTACCACCAACCTGGTGTGGAAGCTGGGAAGAAGGCAGCCGGAGAAGTGTTGGCTCTTCAGAAGAGGGTTTTGGCAGTACTTAATGAGGCCAGCTGTAAAGATCCAGCGGAGCCATTGAGTTTGGACCAAGTTGCCGAACGTTGCCATGCTCCTGAAGATATCGAAATGATTTACAAGATTATTGCCCATATGGCAGCAAATGACAGAGCAGTGATCACCGAAGGCACCTGCGGTTCGCCAAGGGGCTTTAAAGTTTTCCTTGGGGAGTGTAATATGGACGATCAGTCGTTTGcttaa
- the LOC115711346 gene encoding NADPH-dependent thioredoxin reductase 3-like: MALRIGPQIGPFSTHRLTMANPSTATLLPPHSLVFFGTFPIISPRCFRLHSLRTRSPILPSLRLRLRASSDSPPPSPSSPAREVENLVIIGSGPAGYTAAIYAARANLKPVVFEGYQVGGVPGGQLMTTTEVENFPGFPDGITGPDLMDRMRRQAERWGAELFQEDVELIDVKNSPFTIQSSERKVKCHSIIYATGATARRLGLPREDEFWSRGISACAICDGASPLFKGQVLAVVGGGDTATEEALYLTKYARHVHLLVRKDQLRASKAMQDRVFNNPNITVHFNTETVDVVSNMKDQMSGVLIRKSDTGEESVLEAKGLFYGIGHSPNSQLLEGQVDLDKSGYVIVEEGSAKTSVDGVFAAGDVQDHEWRQAVTAAGSGCIAALSVERYLVGEGLLIEFHQPHTEEVKKELTPRDVKEGFDITLTKHRGQYALRKLYHESPRLILVLYTSPTCGPCRTLKPILSKVIDDYDQNVHFVEIDIEEDQEIAEAAGIMGTPCVQFFKNKEMLRTFSGVKMKSEYREFIEANK, encoded by the exons ATGGCTCTCAGGATAGGACCTCAAATCGGTCCCTTCTCCACTCACCGACTCACCATGGCCAATCCTTCTACTGCTACTCTTCTTCCTCCTCACAGTCTCGTCTTCTTCGGCACCTTCCCTATCATTTCTCCACGTTGCTTTCGTCTCCACTCGCTCAGAACTCGTTCTCCCATTCTTCCCTCCCTCAGACTCAGACTCAGAGCTTCTTCCGACTCGCCGCCGCCGTCGCCTTCTTCTCCAG CAAGAGAAGTCGAAAATTTGGTAATAATTGGCTCAGGTCCTGCTGGATACACTGCTGCGATATATGCTGCACGTGCTAATTTGAAGCCTGTAGTTTTTGAGGGATATCAAGTAGGTGGTGTTCCTGGGGGACAATTAATGACTACCACTGAAGTGGAGAACTTTCCTGGTTTTCCTGATGGAATAACTGGTCCAGATCTAATGGACAG GATGCGACGGCAAGCTGAACGCTGGGGTGCAGAATTGTTTCAAGAAGATGTTGAATTGATTGATGTGAAAAATAGTCCTTTTACAATCCAAAGTAGTGAGCGTAAG GTTAAGTGCCATAGTATAATATACGCCACAGGAGCGACTGCAAGAAGGCTAGGCTTACCTCGTGAAGATGAATTTTGGAGTAGGGGAATCAGTGCATGCGCAATTTGTGATGGGGCATCACCATTGTTTAAAGGGCAAGTACTTGCTGTGGTTGGAGGGGGTGATACAGCTACAGAGGAAGCCTTATACTTAACCAAGTATGCTCGTCATGTTCATTTACTTGTACGTAAGGATCAGCTAAGGGCTTCTAAAGCAATGCAAGACAG AGTGTTCAACAATCCAAATATCACTGTGCACTTCAATACAGAGACTGTGGATGTTGTTAGCAACATGAAGGACCAGATGTCTGGCGTTTTAATTCGTAAAAGTGATACTGGGGAAGAATCAGTCCTCGAGGCAAAGGGATTATTTTACGGTATAGGTCATTCACCAAATAGCCAGCTCTTGGAAGGCCAAGTTGATCTGGACAAATCTGGCTATGTTATAGTTGAGGAGGGCTCTGCTAAAACTTCCGTTGACGGTGTATTTGCAGCTGGTGATGTACAG GATCACGAATGGAGGCAAGCTGTAACTGCTGCTGGCTCTGGATGCATCGCTGCTTTATCCGTTGAGAGATATCTTGTTGGCGAAGGACTCCTAATTGAATTTCATCAG CCACACACTGAAGAGGTCAAGAAGGAGCTCACACCAAGAGATGTTAAAGAGGGCTTTGACATTACTCTTACAAAGCATAGGGGACAG tatGCTCTACGTAAATTGTACCATGAAAGTCCAAGACTCATATTGGTACTATACACATCACCAACTTGTGGTCCATGTAGGACTTTGAAGCCAATTCTCAGTAAG GTAATAGATGATTACGATCAGAATGTACATTTTGTTGAAATTGATATTGAGGAAGATCAAGAAATAGCTGAAGCAGCTGGAATCATGGGTACACCTTGTGTTCAGTTCTTCAAAAACAAAGAGATGCTCAG GACTTTTTCGGGAGTCAAAATGAAGAGTGAGTACAGAGAATTTATTGaagcaaataaataa